The following coding sequences lie in one Pseudomonas sp. B33.4 genomic window:
- a CDS encoding heavy metal response regulator transcription factor produces MLILVVEDELKAAEYLHQGLTESGYVVDHAATGADGLHLAQQQAYDLIILDVNLPELDGWGVLEQLRKTHATRVMMLTARGRLADKIRGLDLGADDYLVKPFEFPELLARVRTLMRRSETIPVPQVLKVADLELDPGRHRAFRGQQRIDLTTKEFALLHLLMRQSGEVLTRTQIISLVWDMNFDCDTNVVEVSIRRLRAKIDDPFDSKLIHTLRGVGYVLEARE; encoded by the coding sequence ATGCTAATCCTTGTCGTCGAGGACGAGCTTAAAGCTGCCGAATACTTGCATCAGGGTTTGACCGAAAGTGGTTATGTCGTTGACCACGCCGCCACCGGTGCCGATGGCCTGCATCTGGCGCAACAACAGGCCTATGACCTGATCATTCTCGACGTGAACCTGCCGGAACTCGATGGCTGGGGCGTGCTGGAACAACTGCGAAAAACCCACGCCACGCGGGTGATGATGCTCACCGCGCGCGGGCGTCTGGCCGACAAGATTCGTGGCCTCGACCTGGGCGCCGACGACTATCTGGTCAAGCCGTTCGAGTTCCCCGAACTGCTGGCGCGGGTGCGCACGTTGATGCGTCGCAGCGAGACCATCCCTGTGCCGCAGGTGCTGAAAGTGGCCGACCTGGAACTTGACCCGGGCCGCCATCGCGCGTTTCGCGGGCAACAGCGGATCGACCTGACCACCAAGGAATTCGCCCTCCTGCACCTGCTGATGCGCCAGTCCGGCGAAGTGCTGACGCGCACGCAAATCATCTCGCTGGTGTGGGACATGAATTTCGACTGCGACACCAACGTGGTCGAAGTGTCGATCCGCCGTTTGCGGGCGAAGATCGACGACCCGTTCGACAGCAAACTCATTCACACCCTGCGCGGTGTCGGCTATGTGCTGGAGGCACGGGAATGA
- a CDS encoding heavy metal sensor histidine kinase yields MKPSSLSMRLGLTVSILGALLVVFLAILAYFALTHELNSLARDSLEKKMAQVEHSLSLYVDANEITGKPHILLDQVMGHDNLTLTIYDRLNQRSPLLKSGSGLSDPRVELKAVRATTDQLAYSDSTDAEGKKFLTASKLIRLKDSSSVPVLLSVDNAHDEALLSAYLRSTLIALPLLLVFIGLTAWGAVQRGLAPLREFRKVAAMVSTQDLDHRLSVVNMPQELSELAQGINFMLHRLDAGVQQLSQFSDDLAHELRTPINNLMGKAQVTLSRERTTEEYKDVLVSCTEELERVARIVSDMLFLAQVSHPSALAPFEAVALEVEVAKVAEMFSLSAQDKSIHLNVIGSAQVMGDRLMIQRAISNLLSNALRHCPNGKTVTLLIEQSATQASLLVSNPGAGIEAQHLPHLFDRFYRVDSSRSRSQGSTGLGLAIVRSIMSLHQGVAEVKSLPGAMTVFRLGFPAVTPTTPSLTGKLPQ; encoded by the coding sequence ATGAAGCCCTCCAGCCTGTCGATGCGCCTTGGTTTGACGGTGAGTATTCTCGGCGCGCTGCTGGTGGTGTTTCTGGCGATCCTTGCCTATTTCGCGTTGACCCATGAGCTGAATTCGCTTGCCAGAGACAGTCTGGAAAAGAAGATGGCGCAGGTCGAGCACAGCCTGTCGTTGTACGTCGATGCCAATGAAATCACCGGCAAGCCGCATATTCTGCTCGATCAGGTGATGGGGCATGACAACCTGACGCTGACCATTTACGACCGCCTCAATCAACGCTCGCCGCTGCTCAAATCCGGCTCGGGATTGAGCGATCCGCGCGTCGAACTGAAAGCGGTGCGCGCCACCACCGATCAACTGGCTTACAGCGACAGCACCGACGCAGAAGGCAAGAAATTCCTCACCGCCTCGAAACTGATTCGCCTCAAGGACAGCAGCAGCGTGCCGGTGCTGCTGTCAGTGGATAACGCCCACGATGAGGCGTTGCTCAGCGCCTATCTGCGCTCGACGCTGATTGCCTTGCCGTTGTTGCTGGTGTTTATCGGCCTGACCGCTTGGGGCGCGGTGCAGCGTGGGTTGGCGCCGCTGCGTGAGTTTCGCAAAGTGGCAGCGATGGTCTCGACCCAGGATCTGGACCATCGGTTGTCGGTGGTCAACATGCCGCAGGAGTTGAGTGAACTGGCGCAGGGCATCAACTTCATGCTGCATCGGCTGGATGCCGGGGTGCAGCAGTTGTCGCAGTTCTCCGATGATCTGGCGCATGAGTTGCGCACGCCGATCAATAACCTGATGGGCAAGGCGCAGGTGACCTTGTCCCGCGAGCGCACGACCGAAGAATACAAGGACGTGCTGGTGTCATGCACCGAGGAACTGGAGCGCGTGGCGCGGATTGTCTCGGACATGTTGTTTCTCGCGCAGGTGAGTCATCCGTCGGCGCTGGCGCCGTTTGAAGCGGTGGCGCTGGAGGTTGAAGTGGCGAAAGTCGCCGAGATGTTTTCGCTGTCGGCGCAGGATAAGAGCATTCATTTGAATGTCATTGGCAGCGCACAGGTGATGGGCGATCGGCTGATGATTCAGCGGGCTATTTCCAATCTGCTGTCCAACGCGCTGCGTCATTGCCCGAACGGGAAAACCGTGACGCTGCTGATTGAACAGAGTGCGACGCAGGCCTCCCTGCTGGTCAGCAACCCCGGCGCCGGGATTGAAGCGCAACATCTGCCGCATCTGTTCGACCGTTTCTACCGCGTCGACAGCAGCCGCTCCCGTTCGCAGGGCAGCACCGGGTTGGGCTTGGCGATCGTGCGCTCGATCATGAGCCTGCATCAGGGTGTGGCGGAGGTTAAGAGTTTGCCGGGGGCGATGACCGTGTTTCGGCTTGGGTTTCCTGCGGTGACGCCAACGACCCCATCGCTTACAGGCAAGCTCCCACAGTGA
- a CDS encoding ABC transporter substrate-binding protein, which produces MFDKNNKLRHSISLAAMLALSGLSAAAWADAYEDAAKKWIGSEFKPSTLTAEQQLEELKWFIKAAEPFRGMDIKVVSETLTTHEYESKVLAKAFSEITGIKLTHDLLQEGDVVEKMQTVMQSDKNIYDGWVNDSDLIGTHFRYGKTESITDLMANEGKNFTSPTLDIKDFIGISFTTAPDGKIYQLPDQQFANLYWFRADWFERADLKAKFKEKYGYELGVPVNWSAYEDIAKFFSEDVKEIDGKRVYGHMDYGKKDPSLGWRFTDAWFSMAGGGDKGLPNGLPVDEWGIRVEDCHPVGSSVTRGGDTNGPAAVFATTKYVDWLKKYAPPEAAGMTFSESGPVPSQGNIAQQIFWYTAFTADMTKPGLPVVNADGTPKWRMAPSPRGPYWEEGMKLGYQDVGSWTFMKSTPEKQKLAAWLYAQFVTSKTVSLKKTIVGLTPIRESDINSQAMTDLAPKLGGLVEFYRSPARVQWTPTGTNVPDYPRLAQLWWSHIAEAASGEKTPQQALDGLAKDQDAIMTRLERSKAQAVCAPKMNPERDAQYWFDQPGAPKPKLANEKPKGETVSYNELLKSWADARK; this is translated from the coding sequence ATGTTCGACAAAAACAATAAGCTGCGACATAGCATTTCATTGGCAGCCATGCTGGCACTCAGCGGTTTGAGCGCCGCCGCGTGGGCCGATGCCTACGAAGACGCGGCGAAAAAATGGATCGGCAGTGAATTCAAACCGTCGACCCTGACGGCCGAGCAGCAACTCGAAGAGTTGAAGTGGTTCATCAAGGCGGCCGAGCCGTTTCGCGGCATGGACATCAAGGTCGTTTCCGAGACCTTGACCACCCACGAATACGAGTCGAAAGTGCTGGCCAAGGCGTTCAGCGAAATCACCGGGATCAAGCTCACCCACGACCTGCTGCAAGAAGGCGACGTGGTCGAGAAAATGCAGACGGTGATGCAGTCCGACAAGAACATCTATGACGGCTGGGTCAATGACTCGGACCTGATCGGTACGCACTTTCGCTACGGCAAGACCGAATCGATCACCGACCTGATGGCCAACGAAGGCAAGAACTTCACCTCGCCAACCCTCGACATCAAGGACTTCATCGGCATCTCCTTCACCACCGCGCCGGACGGCAAGATCTATCAACTGCCCGACCAGCAATTCGCCAACCTGTACTGGTTCCGCGCTGACTGGTTTGAGCGCGCCGATCTGAAAGCCAAGTTCAAGGAAAAGTACGGCTACGAATTGGGCGTGCCGGTGAACTGGTCCGCCTATGAAGACATCGCCAAATTCTTCAGCGAAGACGTCAAGGAAATCGACGGCAAGCGCGTTTACGGGCACATGGATTACGGCAAGAAAGACCCGTCGCTGGGCTGGCGCTTCACCGATGCCTGGTTCTCCATGGCCGGTGGCGGCGACAAGGGGCTGCCTAATGGCTTGCCGGTGGACGAGTGGGGGATTCGTGTCGAGGATTGCCACCCGGTCGGCTCCAGCGTGACTCGCGGCGGCGACACCAATGGCCCGGCGGCGGTGTTCGCCACCACCAAGTATGTCGACTGGCTGAAGAAGTACGCGCCACCGGAAGCGGCGGGCATGACTTTCTCCGAGTCGGGGCCGGTACCGTCGCAAGGCAACATCGCCCAGCAGATTTTCTGGTACACCGCGTTCACCGCCGACATGACCAAACCGGGCCTGCCGGTGGTCAACGCCGACGGCACGCCGAAATGGCGCATGGCACCATCGCCGCGCGGGCCGTATTGGGAGGAGGGCATGAAGCTCGGTTATCAGGACGTGGGTTCGTGGACGTTCATGAAATCCACGCCTGAGAAGCAGAAGCTGGCAGCGTGGCTGTACGCGCAGTTCGTGACCTCGAAAACCGTGTCGCTGAAGAAAACCATCGTCGGCCTGACGCCGATTCGCGAGTCGGACATCAACTCGCAGGCGATGACCGATCTGGCGCCGAAACTCGGTGGTCTGGTCGAGTTCTACCGCAGCCCGGCCCGCGTGCAATGGACCCCGACCGGGACCAACGTCCCGGACTATCCGCGTCTGGCACAACTGTGGTGGAGCCACATCGCCGAAGCGGCCAGTGGCGAGAAAACCCCGCAACAGGCGCTGGATGGTTTGGCCAAGGATCAGGACGCGATCATGACGCGTCTGGAACGCTCCAAGGCCCAGGCTGTTTGTGCTCCGAAGATGAATCCGGAGCGCGACGCGCAATACTGGTTTGATCAGCCGGGCGCACCGAAACCGAAACTGGCCAACGAGAAGCCGAAGGGCGAGACCGTGAGCTACAACGAACTGCTGAAATCCTGGGCGGATGCGCGTAAGTGA
- a CDS encoding DUF2160 domain-containing protein: protein MEWMSWTTPTAAFFIVIGLILVGMTTWELRSPSILRRGFLPIATTRGDRLFIGLLGSAYLHLLVIGATDWSIWVASALSLVWLLAVMRWG, encoded by the coding sequence ATGGAGTGGATGAGCTGGACTACACCTACCGCAGCATTCTTCATTGTCATCGGCCTGATTCTGGTCGGCATGACCACGTGGGAATTGCGCTCGCCGAGCATCCTGCGGCGAGGTTTTCTACCGATTGCCACCACCCGTGGCGATCGCTTGTTTATCGGTCTTCTCGGCAGCGCCTACCTGCATTTGCTGGTGATCGGCGCCACCGACTGGAGCATCTGGGTGGCGTCCGCGTTGTCCCTGGTGTGGCTGTTGGCTGTGATGCGTTGGGGCTAG
- a CDS encoding carbohydrate ABC transporter permease, which produces MSKRKLIPLLVYILFLLVPIYWLLNMSFKSNTEILGGLTLFPQDFTLANYKVIFTDPSWYTGYLNSLYYVSLNTVISLSVALPAAYAFSRYRFLGDKHLFFWLLTNRMAPPAVFLLPFFQLYSSIGLFDTHIAVALAHCLFNVPLAVWILEGFMSGVPKEIDETAYIDGYSFPKFFVKIFIPLIGSGIGVTAFFCFMFSWVELLLARTLTSVNAKPIAAVMTRTVSASGIDWGVLAAAGVLTILPGMLVIWFVRNHVAKGFALGRV; this is translated from the coding sequence ATGAGCAAGAGAAAGCTTATTCCGTTGCTGGTGTACATCCTGTTCCTGCTGGTGCCGATCTATTGGCTGCTGAACATGTCGTTCAAGAGCAATACCGAAATCCTTGGCGGCCTGACACTTTTCCCACAGGACTTCACGCTGGCGAACTACAAGGTGATCTTCACTGATCCGAGCTGGTACACCGGTTATCTCAACTCGCTGTATTACGTGAGTTTGAACACGGTGATTTCGCTGAGCGTGGCGTTGCCGGCGGCCTATGCGTTTTCGCGCTACCGTTTTCTCGGCGACAAGCACCTGTTCTTCTGGCTGCTGACCAACCGTATGGCGCCGCCAGCGGTATTTTTGCTGCCGTTCTTCCAGTTGTATTCGTCGATTGGCCTGTTCGACACGCACATCGCCGTGGCGTTGGCGCACTGCCTGTTCAACGTGCCATTGGCGGTGTGGATTCTCGAAGGCTTCATGTCCGGTGTGCCCAAGGAAATCGACGAAACCGCCTACATCGACGGCTACAGTTTCCCCAAGTTCTTCGTGAAGATTTTCATCCCGCTGATTGGCTCTGGCATCGGTGTGACGGCGTTCTTCTGCTTCATGTTTTCCTGGGTCGAATTGCTGCTCGCGCGCACGTTGACCTCGGTAAACGCCAAGCCGATCGCGGCGGTGATGACGCGCACGGTTTCCGCTTCGGGTATCGATTGGGGTGTGCTGGCGGCGGCGGGGGTGTTGACCATTCTGCCCGGCATGCTGGTGATCTGGTTTGTTCGCAACCACGTGGCCAAGGGCTTTGCCCTCGGTCGGGTCTGA
- a CDS encoding sugar ABC transporter permease, which translates to MNKVQNNKAWWLVLPVFLLVAFSAVIPMMTVVNYSVQDIFDQSSRYFVGADWYKQVLLDPRLHDSLLRQFIYSACVLLIEIPLGIAVALTMPTKGRWSSVVLIILAIPLLIPWNVVGTIWQIFGRADIGLLGSSLNAMGISYNYAANTMDAWVTVLVMDVWHWTSLVALLCFSGLRAIPDVYYQAARIDRASAWAVFRHIQLPKLKSVLLIAVMLRFMDSFMIYTEPFVLTGGGPGNATTFLSQTLTQMAVGQFDLGPAAAFSLVYFLIILLVSWLFYTAMTHSDTNR; encoded by the coding sequence ATGAACAAGGTGCAGAACAACAAGGCCTGGTGGCTGGTGTTGCCGGTGTTCCTGCTGGTGGCGTTCAGTGCGGTGATCCCGATGATGACCGTGGTCAACTATTCGGTGCAGGACATCTTCGACCAGTCCAGCCGCTACTTCGTCGGTGCTGACTGGTACAAGCAAGTGCTGCTTGATCCGCGTTTGCACGACTCTTTACTGCGCCAGTTCATCTACTCGGCCTGCGTGTTGCTGATCGAAATTCCATTGGGCATCGCTGTTGCGCTGACCATGCCGACCAAGGGTCGCTGGTCATCGGTGGTGCTGATCATTCTGGCGATTCCGTTGCTGATTCCGTGGAACGTGGTCGGCACGATCTGGCAGATTTTCGGCCGCGCGGACATTGGTTTGCTCGGTTCCAGCCTCAACGCCATGGGCATCAGTTACAACTACGCAGCCAACACCATGGACGCCTGGGTGACGGTTTTGGTGATGGACGTCTGGCACTGGACTTCACTGGTGGCGCTGCTGTGCTTCTCCGGTTTGCGCGCGATTCCCGACGTGTATTACCAGGCTGCGCGCATCGACCGCGCCTCGGCCTGGGCGGTGTTCAGGCACATTCAGTTGCCCAAGCTGAAGAGCGTGCTGCTGATCGCGGTGATGCTGCGCTTCATGGACAGTTTCATGATTTACACCGAGCCGTTCGTGCTCACCGGCGGCGGGCCGGGCAATGCCACAACCTTTTTGAGTCAGACGTTGACCCAGATGGCGGTAGGGCAATTCGACCTCGGTCCGGCAGCGGCGTTTTCGCTGGTGTACTTCCTGATCATCCTGTTGGTGTCCTGGCTGTTCTACACCGCCATGACGCACTCCGACACCAACCGCTGA
- a CDS encoding ABC transporter ATP-binding protein, translating into MAEIRLQHLAHSYSKTPSGAEDYAIREMDHVWEQGGAYALLGPSGCGKSTLLNIISGLLSPSQGHVLFDGKAVNDLTPEKRNIAQVFQFPVVYDTMTVFDNLAFPLRNQGMAEAKVHSKVQEIAEVLDLQSLLSKKARNLTADEKQKVSMGRGLVRDDVSAILFDEPLTVIDPHLKWKLRRKLKQIHEQFNITMVYVTHDQLEASTFADKIAVMYGGQIVQFGTPRELFERPSHTFVGYFIGSPGMNLIEVQPQPGGVGFASTHLPLSDAMQRHIEHGQWKNLKVGIRPEFIHVWDEPFDDAMQARVVHVEDLGTYKIMTLDLNGAPLKVRLAEDKPVPEGTAYISFPAQWLMVYADEFLLEADSSEVQP; encoded by the coding sequence ATGGCCGAAATCCGTTTGCAGCACCTCGCCCACAGCTACAGCAAGACCCCGAGCGGCGCCGAGGATTACGCGATCCGCGAGATGGATCACGTCTGGGAACAGGGCGGTGCTTACGCCTTGCTCGGGCCGTCGGGTTGCGGCAAGTCAACGTTGCTCAACATCATTTCCGGCCTGCTCAGCCCTTCGCAGGGGCACGTTTTATTCGACGGCAAAGCGGTCAACGACCTGACGCCGGAGAAGCGCAACATCGCCCAGGTTTTCCAGTTTCCGGTGGTTTACGACACCATGACCGTGTTCGATAACCTCGCTTTCCCTCTGCGAAATCAGGGCATGGCCGAGGCGAAAGTGCACAGCAAGGTGCAGGAAATTGCCGAAGTCCTCGACCTGCAAAGCCTCCTGAGCAAGAAGGCGCGCAACCTCACCGCCGACGAAAAACAGAAAGTCTCGATGGGCCGTGGTCTGGTCCGTGACGACGTTTCCGCAATCCTGTTCGATGAACCGCTGACGGTGATCGACCCGCACCTGAAGTGGAAACTGCGGCGCAAGCTCAAGCAGATTCACGAGCAGTTCAACATCACCATGGTCTACGTGACCCACGATCAACTCGAGGCCTCGACCTTCGCTGACAAGATCGCGGTGATGTACGGCGGCCAGATCGTCCAGTTCGGCACGCCACGGGAATTGTTCGAGCGGCCGAGCCACACCTTTGTCGGCTATTTCATTGGCAGCCCCGGGATGAACCTGATCGAGGTGCAGCCGCAACCCGGAGGCGTCGGTTTCGCCTCGACGCACCTGCCGTTGTCCGACGCCATGCAACGCCATATCGAACACGGTCAGTGGAAGAATCTGAAGGTCGGCATCCGCCCGGAGTTTATTCATGTGTGGGACGAGCCGTTTGATGACGCGATGCAGGCCAGGGTCGTACACGTCGAAGACCTCGGCACCTACAAGATCATGACCCTTGACCTCAATGGTGCACCGCTGAAAGTGCGCCTGGCCGAAGACAAACCGGTGCCCGAGGGCACGGCGTACATCAGTTTTCCGGCACAGTGGCTGATGGTCTATGCCGATGAATTTCTGCTCGAAGCCGACAGCAGCGAGGTGCAGCCATGA
- a CDS encoding ABC transporter ATP-binding protein, which translates to MSLTLEHVSRTVEGQTWIDDACLKFEPGSFNVLLGRTLSGKTSLMRLMAGLDKPDSGRILMNGVDVTQRPVRLRNVSMVYQQFINYPTMTVFENIASPLRQAGVSKEIIHSKVQETAKMLRIEKFLQRYPLELSGGQQQRTAMARALVKDAELILFDEPLVNLDYKLREELRQEMRELFKARHTIAIYATTEPNEALALGGTTTILHEGRVIQSGPSTSVYHQPQTVLAAELFSEPPINLMPGRIAGNEVSFANFVHFPLNVDLRPVGEGEFRFGVRPSHISLVPSNDDDLELAVTVEVAEISGSETFLHVRNEHFLLVLHLPGVHEYDVDAPIRIYIPTHKLFVFDAQGRLVQAPGRRVARVA; encoded by the coding sequence ATGTCACTCACCCTGGAGCACGTCAGCCGTACCGTCGAGGGCCAGACCTGGATCGACGATGCGTGCCTGAAATTCGAACCCGGTTCGTTCAACGTTCTGCTCGGCCGCACGCTGTCCGGCAAAACCAGCCTCATGCGTTTAATGGCCGGGCTCGATAAGCCCGACAGCGGCCGCATCCTGATGAACGGCGTCGACGTCACCCAACGCCCGGTGCGCCTGCGCAACGTGTCGATGGTTTATCAGCAATTCATCAATTACCCGACCATGACCGTGTTCGAGAACATCGCCTCGCCGCTGCGTCAGGCTGGTGTCTCGAAAGAAATCATCCATAGCAAAGTGCAAGAGACGGCGAAGATGCTGCGCATCGAGAAGTTTCTGCAGCGCTATCCGCTGGAGCTGTCCGGCGGTCAACAGCAGCGCACGGCCATGGCCCGTGCGCTGGTCAAGGACGCCGAGCTGATCCTGTTCGATGAGCCGCTGGTCAACCTCGACTACAAACTGCGTGAAGAGCTGCGCCAGGAAATGCGCGAGCTGTTTAAGGCGCGCCACACCATCGCCATCTACGCCACCACCGAGCCCAACGAAGCGCTGGCACTCGGCGGCACCACGACGATTCTTCACGAAGGTCGGGTGATTCAGAGCGGCCCGTCCACTTCGGTCTATCACCAGCCACAAACCGTGCTCGCCGCCGAATTGTTCTCCGAACCACCGATCAACCTGATGCCCGGACGCATTGCCGGCAACGAAGTGAGTTTTGCCAACTTCGTACACTTCCCGTTGAACGTCGATCTGCGTCCGGTGGGCGAGGGCGAGTTCCGTTTTGGCGTGCGCCCCAGCCATATTTCGCTGGTGCCGAGCAATGATGACGACCTCGAACTGGCCGTCACCGTCGAAGTCGCCGAGATCAGCGGTTCGGAAACCTTCCTGCACGTGCGCAACGAGCATTTCCTGCTGGTGCTGCACCTGCCCGGCGTTCACGAATACGACGTCGATGCGCCGATCCGCATTTACATCCCGACCCACAAACTGTTTGTTTTCGATGCGCAGGGCCGTCTGGTGCAAGCACCGGGCCGGCGTGTCGCGAGGGTTGCCTGA
- a CDS encoding sigma-54-dependent Fis family transcriptional regulator produces the protein MAAPAPPLSHDAIVQTSWQRCRAFGLDHQSTPAFDQLPAAGIAQLLDSHHSLVQTTHQEVLPYYENILSNSNCLIMLADNQGQVLTSWGTQRFIEPNLARGFQAGASWMERCSGTNAIGTALACEQAVHIEHDEHFLKANRFMTGSAAPIFDAERKVIAVLDVSSDSYLPPSHTLGMVKMMSQTVENRLILNLFHGQHFQLTFNTGLNNLDSQWAGLLIFDESGQVLSANRRADNLLGVRLSRVSVESLFKVSLLELINQPDGMPFALQTSGRNRFQCLLKRPKQASIQPRVFAADPKTVAPTAISLNTLHFGDSRVEKAVRQAERLLEKDIPLLIHGETGVGKEVFVKALHQASSRSKQAFIAVNCAAIPAELVESELFGYEKGAFTGANQKGSIGLIRKADKGTLFLDEIGDMPLPTQARLLRVLQERCVQPVGSSELFPVDLRIISATNRSLREQVQLGRFREDLYYRIGGLTLELPPLRERSDKEALFKRLWEQHREPTQWAGLSQEVLELFSRHPWPGNLRQVSSVMQVALAMAEEQPVRLEHLPDDFFVDLEMEPVESAVPLGVDLNDVEALNRELKAAGGNISHLARRLGVSRNTLYKRLRQIEG, from the coding sequence ATGGCCGCACCTGCCCCGCCGCTGTCCCACGACGCGATCGTCCAGACTTCCTGGCAACGTTGCCGCGCGTTCGGTCTTGATCACCAAAGCACGCCGGCCTTCGATCAACTACCCGCCGCCGGTATTGCGCAGCTGCTCGACAGTCATCATTCGCTGGTGCAGACCACGCATCAGGAAGTCCTGCCCTATTACGAAAACATCCTGAGCAACTCCAACTGCCTGATCATGCTCGCCGACAATCAGGGCCAGGTGCTGACCTCGTGGGGTACGCAGCGCTTTATCGAGCCGAATCTGGCACGCGGCTTTCAAGCTGGGGCGAGCTGGATGGAGCGCTGCAGCGGCACCAACGCGATCGGCACGGCGCTGGCCTGCGAGCAAGCGGTGCATATCGAACACGATGAGCACTTTCTGAAAGCCAACCGCTTCATGACCGGATCCGCCGCGCCGATTTTCGACGCCGAGCGCAAAGTGATCGCGGTACTTGATGTGTCCAGCGACAGCTATCTGCCGCCCTCGCACACCTTGGGCATGGTCAAGATGATGAGCCAGACCGTGGAGAACCGGCTGATCCTCAACCTGTTCCATGGCCAGCACTTTCAACTGACCTTCAACACCGGGTTGAACAACCTCGACAGTCAGTGGGCCGGGTTGTTGATCTTTGATGAGAGCGGACAGGTGCTGTCGGCCAATCGTCGTGCCGACAATTTGCTGGGTGTGCGCTTGTCGCGGGTCAGCGTTGAAAGTCTGTTCAAGGTTTCACTGCTGGAGCTGATCAATCAGCCCGACGGCATGCCGTTTGCCTTGCAGACGTCCGGGCGCAACCGCTTCCAGTGTTTGTTGAAGCGGCCGAAGCAGGCGTCGATTCAGCCGCGCGTTTTTGCTGCTGACCCCAAAACTGTTGCGCCCACCGCCATCAGCCTCAACACTCTGCACTTCGGCGACAGTCGCGTGGAAAAAGCCGTGCGTCAGGCTGAGCGGTTACTGGAGAAAGACATTCCGCTGCTGATTCACGGCGAAACCGGTGTCGGCAAGGAAGTCTTCGTCAAAGCCCTGCACCAGGCCAGTTCACGCAGCAAACAGGCGTTCATTGCGGTCAACTGCGCGGCGATCCCCGCCGAACTGGTCGAGTCGGAATTGTTCGGCTACGAGAAAGGCGCGTTCACCGGCGCCAATCAGAAAGGCAGCATCGGGCTGATTCGCAAGGCTGATAAAGGCACGCTTTTTCTTGATGAAATCGGCGACATGCCGTTGCCGACTCAGGCGCGGTTGCTGCGGGTATTGCAGGAGCGCTGTGTGCAGCCGGTGGGTAGCAGCGAGTTGTTCCCGGTGGATTTACGGATCATTTCGGCGACTAACCGATCCTTACGCGAACAAGTGCAATTAGGGCGATTTCGTGAGGATTTGTATTACCGCATTGGCGGGCTGACGCTGGAACTGCCGCCATTGCGCGAGCGCAGTGATAAGGAGGCGTTGTTTAAAAGACTGTGGGAACAGCATCGTGAGCCGACGCAATGGGCGGGGTTGAGCCAAGAGGTGCTGGAGTTGTTCAGTCGTCATCCGTGGCCGGGGAATTTGCGTCAGGTCAGCAGTGTGATGCAGGTGGCGCTGGCGATGGCTGAGGAACAGCCGGTGAGGCTGGAGCATTTGCCGGATGATTTTTTTGTTGATCTGGAGATGGAGCCGGTGGAGAGCGCGGTGCCGTTGGGGGTTGATTTGAATGATGTTGAGGCGTTGAACCGGGAGTTGAAAGCGGCTGGGGGGAATATTTCGCATCTGGCCCGACGGTTGGGGGTGAGTCGGAATACGCTCTATAAGCGGTTGCGGCAGATTGAAGGTTGA